The genomic region CCGATCGCGATCCTGCCGGGTCGGCCAGCCGCAAAGGACAGACCATGGACATCCGCCCGCTTACCCCGGACTACGCCGTTTCGCCGCAGATCGAGCCGGGCGATCTGGCCGCCGTGAAGGCCGCCGGCTACACTTGCGTCATCGACAACCGCCCGGATGGCGAAATTCCGCCCCACCTGCACACGGCCGAGATGCGCCGCGCGGCTGAGGCTTTGGGCCTGACCTTCGTCGCCAATCCGGTGATTGGCGGCATGCTGACCCTGGACAATGTCACCGCACAGCGCGCGGCGATCAAGTCCGCCACCGGCCCGGTCTTCGCCTATTGCGCCAGTGGCAACCGCAGCTCGATCGTCTGGGCCTTGGCCTTGGCGGGAACCCGCCCGGTGGACGACCTTGTCGGCCTGCCCGCGCGCCACGGCTATCAGCTTGACCACCTGCGCCCACAGATCGAGGCGCTGGCCCAGAACGGCGGCTAATCCGGCAGCCTGACGATCAGCCTGCAGCACGCAGGTCTGGTGCCGGATCAGCCTGCGGGGGCGGGCGGTGCGGGGCCTTGGCAAGACCGCGGACGCGGTCCGCCTCAACCATCTTCAGGGCGCGCATTCCGCGGTGCTGGCCCAGTTTTCCGCGGGCAAGCGGGCGGCCATCCATCGTTTCGATGGAGATCGCATCAACCCCGGCCAAAGGCAGGTCGAGCATATCCCCGGGCTGCAGCCCCATGATCTGCCGGATGGGCAGGGTCAGCCGTCCGATCACGGCATCCAGCCTGCAGTCCACCTGAAGCACATGCGCGGCCAGCGACGTGGTGAATTGGGGGGCAGCCTCCGCCTCATCCGTGGTTAGGGTGATGCGTTCGCCCCGCCCCAGCGCCGGCAAAACCAGGATCACCTGACCGTCCCGCGCGCCGGCCCCAACCGACACATCGGCCAGCAGCATGCGATAGCTTTCCTCTTCCAGCAGAAAGGCCAGCGGACGCAGATCTTCCAGAAACGAGGCATAGCGGAACCCAGCGGCCCAGATCCGGTCTGCCTCTTCGGCAAGGGTGTCGTCCAGAATGGCAAGGGCGCGGTCAATGACCCCGGCGACCATCGCGGCGTCAATGCGCGTGGGCTTTCGCGCCGTGGCGGGTTGACTGGCCAGACGGCCAAGGGTCTGCATTTCGATCAAGGCGGCGGTTATGTTCGGTGCGACCATCAGCACACCCAGCCCCGCTTGCGGCCCATCCAGCAGTGATACCAGTGCCCGTTCGGGCGCCATTTCCAGAAGCTCGGCAATGCTGACGCGCAGGACGCGCAACCGCCGGACTTCCAGATCCATACCCATGGCATCGCGCGTGGCCCGGGCAAGCGCAAGCCGCCAGCCCCGGTCAGCGCCGGGGGCGCCTTCGGCCTGCGGTTGCTTGGCACGGTCAATCTTGCGGCGCAGAACTTCGGTCATGCTGTGAGGCCCCGGGGTTGGACATCGTACCCTAGCCCGCGCATCCCTACCAAAGGCTTAAGCCGCGGCCTTCTCCAACCGCAGGGGCACGGTCAACCGGAAGGCTGCCCCGCCCTGCCCCGGCAGATACGCCACTGATCCGCCCAGATTGGTCATGATCTCGCGGCAGATCGCCAGACCAAGTCCCGCGCCGCCTGCTCGATTGGCATCGGTCAGCCGGGCGAACTTTTCGAAGATCAGCGATTGCGATTCCTTCGGAATGCCCTTGCCGTTGTCGATGAAATCCACCGTCACCCGCCCGGCCCGCTGCCGCACGGCGATACGCAGCTCCGGCTGGGCCGCATCGCAATACTTTCGCGCGTTCGAGATCAGGTTGATGAACACCTGCGTCAGGCGGTCGGCGTCGGTCTTGATGTAGATCGCCTCGGACGGGAGGTCGCGGTGGATGATGAAGCTGCGTTCGGGCCGGGTCTGGCGGGCTGCGGTCAGGGCGGTGTCCAGCATCTGCTGCAGGTTGGCGAGGCCAAGGTTCAGCTGAACCGTGCCGTTTTCCAGAACCGAAAGGTCCAGAAGGTCATCCAGAAGCCGCGTCAACCGCTTGGCCTCATCATGGATGATGCGGCCGTATTTCGTCACCATCTCGGGCGGCAAATCGCCTTCGGTCAGGATTTCGGAAAACGCCCGGATCGAGGTCATCGGCGTGCGCAATTCGTGGCTGATCTGGCTAAGGAAGGCATCCTTCTGGATCGAAAGCTGCATCAGCTTTTCATTCGCTTCCCGCAAGGCGCCGGCCGTGCGGGTCAGCTCGGCCTCACGCGCCTCAAGCTGGGCGGAGTATTCCATGATCTGCGCGGATTCGCTGGCGACGGCCATCAGGTCTTCCACTGTCACGGTGGCGCGGCCAACGAGCTGGCTGATCATCGCATGCGCGGTTGCCG from Tabrizicola piscis harbors:
- a CDS encoding TIGR01244 family sulfur transferase yields the protein MDIRPLTPDYAVSPQIEPGDLAAVKAAGYTCVIDNRPDGEIPPHLHTAEMRRAAEALGLTFVANPVIGGMLTLDNVTAQRAAIKSATGPVFAYCASGNRSSIVWALALAGTRPVDDLVGLPARHGYQLDHLRPQIEALAQNGG
- a CDS encoding FliM/FliN family flagellar motor switch protein, with translation MTEVLRRKIDRAKQPQAEGAPGADRGWRLALARATRDAMGMDLEVRRLRVLRVSIAELLEMAPERALVSLLDGPQAGLGVLMVAPNITAALIEMQTLGRLASQPATARKPTRIDAAMVAGVIDRALAILDDTLAEEADRIWAAGFRYASFLEDLRPLAFLLEEESYRMLLADVSVGAGARDGQVILVLPALGRGERITLTTDEAEAAPQFTTSLAAHVLQVDCRLDAVIGRLTLPIRQIMGLQPGDMLDLPLAGVDAISIETMDGRPLARGKLGQHRGMRALKMVEADRVRGLAKAPHRPPPQADPAPDLRAAG